Proteins from a single region of Candidatus Rubrimentiphilum sp.:
- a CDS encoding energy transducer TonB yields MTLRGLLVGAVLAAFFVVAEARAQAAAEFCPATLVGEPAQVDATSYRFKLGAIGPRTVSGVIRVQTTKGWFAISFNDVALTLLKQDYSDQGATFSHEDYLSNDIIVKFPPAASVLYSYVVQAEAKGDTLLNWDRYGTVACSPTPFSPKDKRNPARPMPPLSKDPIVLTATPVATPVLATCAEPFSDVVTIKAGAFHYPAILGRDDPSARPTGTTVVVVAVDRDGSVVDAWVWEPIGTPMLDQAVVDEARKAKYAPGKAFCENVPGYFVLRSTFVQ; encoded by the coding sequence GTGACGCTCCGCGGCTTGCTCGTCGGCGCCGTGCTCGCGGCGTTTTTCGTGGTCGCGGAGGCCCGAGCTCAAGCTGCGGCCGAGTTCTGTCCGGCAACACTCGTCGGCGAACCGGCGCAAGTTGACGCGACTTCGTACCGCTTTAAACTTGGCGCTATCGGCCCGCGCACGGTGAGCGGCGTGATTCGCGTGCAAACCACCAAAGGCTGGTTCGCGATCTCGTTTAACGACGTTGCGCTGACACTATTGAAGCAAGACTACAGCGACCAAGGCGCAACGTTCAGCCACGAAGATTACTTGTCGAACGATATTATCGTTAAGTTTCCGCCCGCTGCATCGGTGCTCTACTCGTATGTGGTACAGGCCGAAGCCAAAGGCGATACACTTTTGAATTGGGACCGGTACGGAACGGTCGCGTGTTCGCCGACGCCCTTCTCGCCGAAAGACAAGCGTAATCCGGCGCGGCCGATGCCGCCGCTTTCGAAGGATCCAATCGTGTTGACCGCAACGCCCGTTGCCACGCCGGTGCTGGCGACGTGCGCCGAGCCGTTCAGCGACGTGGTTACAATTAAAGCTGGAGCGTTTCACTATCCGGCGATTCTCGGACGCGACGATCCGTCCGCGCGACCGACCGGAACGACGGTCGTTGTGGTCGCAGTCGATCGAGACGGCAGCGTCGTCGACGCGTGGGTATGGGAACCGATCGGCACGCCGATGCTCGATCAGGCGGTGGTGGACGAAGCGCGCAAAGCGAAATACGCCCCCGGCAAGGCGTTC